The proteins below come from a single Mycolicibacterium sp. TY81 genomic window:
- a CDS encoding ATP-binding protein, translated as MPRIRLRTQILILQMVIVTASLAAGFGIIIHRTDTQTRTEFARRAQAIAETVASDQEVQAGAAAQSAARRAGHPASAAELAAAPLQRQAAAITARTGVLFVVIADDAGYRIAHPDPTQLDRPLSTDPSAVLGGASELTVQQGTLGDSVRAKAPIRGPDGAVVGLVSVGVAMDTVNQATHRTLMLLITLVAVALTVGAIGSALLTRRWRRLTLSLEPEEMAELIREQDAVLHSGAEGVVAIDADGIARVINERARELLGITAAPGTPLSELGLTPRVSAVAAEPTTVPVAAAVNERVVLVSSRRVHRGGTDLGTVLTAVDRTDIEALTRELDSVQAMSSALRAQRHESANRLHVVSGLLRDNRTAEALRYLDEITGRAGVAPVPGLERLDEPHLRAFVGAKAARAHERGVVLRVGEETALVGTLAHPVDTTTVVGNLLDNAIDAAAENAAPGARVPAVELDLLRDGHDLVIVVTDTGPGFTVDDPFLEGVTTRSDPTVPGGRGMGLAIARQVARGHGGDVTIAARGGTDGAPTTVLATIPGGVVGDDA; from the coding sequence ATGCCGAGGATCCGATTACGCACCCAGATCCTCATCCTGCAGATGGTGATCGTGACCGCCAGCCTGGCCGCCGGTTTCGGCATCATCATCCACCGCACCGACACGCAGACCCGGACCGAATTCGCGCGCCGCGCCCAGGCCATCGCCGAGACGGTGGCCTCGGATCAGGAGGTCCAGGCCGGTGCCGCCGCCCAATCCGCGGCGCGTCGGGCCGGGCACCCGGCTTCGGCCGCCGAGCTGGCCGCCGCCCCGCTGCAACGGCAGGCCGCGGCCATCACCGCCCGGACCGGAGTGCTGTTCGTGGTGATCGCCGATGACGCCGGCTACCGCATCGCACATCCAGACCCGACCCAGCTGGATCGGCCCCTGAGCACCGACCCGTCCGCCGTTCTCGGTGGCGCGTCCGAACTGACCGTGCAGCAGGGCACTCTCGGCGATTCGGTCCGCGCCAAGGCACCGATCCGCGGTCCAGACGGCGCGGTCGTGGGCCTGGTCAGTGTCGGCGTGGCGATGGATACCGTCAATCAGGCCACCCACCGCACCCTGATGCTGCTGATCACGTTGGTGGCGGTTGCGCTGACGGTTGGGGCGATCGGGTCGGCGCTGTTGACCAGGCGCTGGCGCCGCCTCACCCTGAGCCTGGAGCCCGAGGAGATGGCCGAGCTGATCCGCGAGCAGGATGCGGTGCTGCATTCGGGCGCCGAGGGCGTCGTCGCGATCGACGCGGACGGCATCGCCCGGGTGATCAACGAGCGGGCGCGGGAGTTGCTCGGCATCACCGCCGCACCGGGGACGCCGCTCAGCGAGCTGGGTCTGACTCCCCGCGTCTCGGCGGTCGCAGCGGAGCCGACGACGGTGCCGGTGGCCGCGGCCGTCAACGAACGTGTGGTGCTGGTGTCGTCCCGGCGCGTGCACCGCGGCGGCACCGACCTGGGCACCGTGCTGACCGCCGTGGACCGTACCGACATCGAGGCGCTCACCCGGGAGTTGGACTCGGTGCAGGCGATGAGCTCGGCGCTACGGGCACAGCGCCATGAGTCGGCGAACCGTCTGCACGTGGTGTCAGGCCTGCTCCGCGACAATCGGACGGCCGAGGCGCTGAGGTACTTGGACGAGATCACCGGCCGAGCCGGCGTGGCCCCGGTGCCGGGTCTGGAACGCCTGGACGAGCCGCATCTGCGGGCATTCGTCGGCGCGAAGGCCGCCCGTGCGCACGAGCGCGGCGTCGTGCTGCGGGTGGGCGAGGAGACGGCGCTGGTCGGCACGCTCGCCCACCCGGTGGACACCACCACGGTCGTCGGGAATCTGCTCGACAACGCGATCGACGCGGCAGCCGAGAACGCGGCGCCGGGCGCGCGCGTCCCGGCGGTGGAATTGGATCTGCTGCGCGACGGGCATGATCTGGTGATCGTGGTGACGGATACCGGGCCCGGGTTCACCGTCGATGACCCCTTCCTCGAAGGAGTTACGACGCGATCCGACCCGACGGTGCCGGGTGGGCGCGGGATGGGTCTGGCCATCGCACGGCAGGTGGCGCGCGGACATGGTGGCGACGTCACCATCGCCGCGCGCGGCGGCACGGACGGCGCGCCGACCACGGTGCTGGCGACGATTCCGGGAGGTGTTGTGGGCGATGACGCGTGA
- a CDS encoding response regulator, with amino-acid sequence MTRELRILVVDDDFRVAALHASVVDSMVGLVTVGSARTIAEARTIVAGADAAQAPVDLALVDVYLPDGSGIDLVRSLRCDAFILGAADDAASIRAGLAAGALHYLIKPFPNTELARRLAAYTAYRRILDGPHLTQEQVDSAVSVLRSERPATKKDDGVSLTERLIVDALRAAGEPLLADEIAQLVGVSPATARRYLADLVRAGALTMGLQYGSTGRPRQRYSPA; translated from the coding sequence ATGACGCGTGAGCTGCGAATCCTGGTGGTGGACGACGACTTTCGGGTGGCCGCATTGCACGCCTCGGTGGTCGATTCGATGGTCGGATTGGTCACGGTCGGCTCGGCGCGAACCATCGCGGAAGCCAGGACGATCGTGGCCGGCGCCGACGCGGCGCAGGCGCCGGTGGATCTCGCGCTCGTCGACGTCTACCTGCCGGACGGCTCCGGCATCGACCTGGTGCGCAGCCTGCGCTGCGACGCCTTCATCCTGGGTGCCGCGGACGATGCGGCCAGCATCCGCGCCGGGCTCGCCGCGGGCGCCCTCCACTACCTGATCAAGCCGTTTCCGAACACCGAGTTGGCGCGGCGCCTGGCCGCATACACGGCGTACCGGCGGATCCTCGATGGCCCGCACCTGACCCAGGAGCAGGTGGACTCGGCGGTCTCGGTGCTGCGGTCCGAGCGGCCGGCCACCAAGAAGGACGACGGTGTCTCGCTGACCGAGCGCCTGATCGTGGACGCGCTCCGCGCGGCGGGTGAACCACTGCTGGCCGACGAGATCGCGCAACTGGTGGGCGTCTCCCCCGCGACCGCGCGGCGCTACCTCGCGGATCTGGTGCGGGCCGGCGCCCTCACGATGGGCCTGCAGTACGGCTCTACCGGCCGTCCTCGTCAGCGCTACTCCCCTGCGTGA